A stretch of the Vigna radiata var. radiata cultivar VC1973A chromosome 9, Vradiata_ver6, whole genome shotgun sequence genome encodes the following:
- the LOC106772969 gene encoding protein ECERIFERUM 1: protein MASMPGILTDWPWKPLGSFKYVVLLPWVVHSSYSVMVKDEKERDVSTFLILPFLLWRMLHNQIWITLSRYRTAKGNGRILDKGLEFEQVDREREWDDQILLNGLLYYLACYTLRGASHLPLWRTDGMVMAMLIHAGPVEFLYYWLHRALHHHFLYSRYHSHHHSSIVTEPITSVIHPFAEHISYFLLFSMPMLTLVFTNTASVGAMVLYVTYIDFMNNMGHSNFEVVPKWLFAIFPPLKYLIYTSSFHSLHHTQFRTNYSLFMPLYDYIYGTTDKASDTLHESALKREEETADVVHLTHLTTPESIYHIRLAFAYLASKPYTSKWYLNLMWPLTAWSMILTWIYGRTFIVEGNRFHKLKLQTWSIPKYTLQYFMQSQKVGINTMIEEAILDADRKGIKVLSLGLRNQEEELNIYGGLFVSRHPKLKVKVVDGSSLVVALVLNTIPKGTTQVLLRGKLTKVAYALVFSLCQQSIQVATLHEDDYVRLKKSIKGSETNLTFSKSSTQKIWLVGDELTEEEQLKAPKGTLFIPYTPFPPKKYRKDCFYHSTPAMLAPPSVQNIHSCEDWLARRVMSAWRIAGIVHSLEGWNEHECGHTMNDIDKVWHSTLQHGFQPLQVQEQVKELAQYY from the exons ATGGCTTCAATGCCTGGAATCCTCACAGATTGGCCATGGAAGCCTCTCGGAAGCTTTAAG TATGTGGTGTTACTTCCATGGGTGGTTCACAGCAGTTATTCAGTGATGGTgaaagatgagaaagaaagggaTGTGAGCACTTTTCTGATATTACCATTTTTGCTTTGGCGAATGCTTCATAATCAGATATGGATCACTCTCTCTCGTTACAGAACAGCCAAAGGAAATGGTAGAATTCTCGATAAAGGACTTGAATTTGAACAAGTTGATAGAGAAAGAGAAtg GGATGATCAAATATTGTTGAATGGATTACTATACTACTTGGCCTGCTACACATTACGTGGTGCTTCTCATCTTCCATTATGGAGAACAGATGGAATGGTTATGGCAATGCTGATTCATGCAGGACCAGTGGAGTTTCTGTATTATTGGTTACACAGAGCACTTCATCACCATTTTCTATATTCCAGATATCATTCTCATCACCATTCTTCCATTGTCACAGAACCTATAACTT CTGTGATTCATCCATTTGCAGAACatatatcatattttcttctgttttcaATGCCGATGTTAACCCTAGTATTCACAAACACAGCTTCTGTGGGGGCCATGGTCTTGTATGTCACTTACATTGACTTCATGAATAACATGGGTCACTCAAACTTTGAGGTTGTCCCAAAATGGCTCTTTGCCATCTTTCCTCCTCTCAAATATCTCATCTACACCTCATC GTTTCATTCTTTGCATCATACCCAGTTCAGAACAAACTACTCCTTGTTCATGCCACTTTACGACTACATCTATGGCACCACTGATAAAGCTTCTGATACATTACACGAATCTGCATTAAAACGAGAAGAAGAAACTGCAGATGTTGTGCACCTTACGCATCTCACAACTCCTGAATCTATCTATCATATCAGACTTGCATTTGCTTACTTGGCTTCTAAGCCTTACACGTCAAAATGGTACCTCAATTTGATGTGGCCTCTCACAGCTTGGTCCATGATCCTCACATGGATCTATGGTAGAACATTCATTGTCGAGGGAAATCGTTTTCACAAACTCAAGTTGCAAACTTGGTCAATTCCCAAGTACACTCTCCAA tACTTCATGCAATCACAAAAAGTGGGTATCAACACAATGATAGAAGAAGCAATACTTGATGCAGACAGAAAAGGCATAAAAGTGTTGAGTTTAGGTCTAAGAAATCAAGAAGAAGAGCTTAACATCTATGGAGGATTATTTGTTAGCAGACATCCAAAGTTAAAAGTTAAGGTTGTCGATGGAAGCAGTCTTGTAGTTGCTCTTGTTCTTAACACCATTCCCAAAGGAACAACTCAAGTGTTACTTAGAGGAAAACTTACTAAGGTTGCTTATGCTCTTGTCTTCTCATTGTGTCAACAAAGTATTcag GTTGCTACATTGCATGAAGATGATTATGTGAGGCTTAAGAAGTCAATCAAAGGCTCTGAAACTAATTTGACCTTTTCCAAAAGTAGCACACAGAAG ATTTGGTTGGTAGGAGATGAATTGACTGAAGAAGAACAGCTAAAGGCACCAAAAGGAACATTGTTCATTCCATACACACCATTTCCACCAAAGAAATATCGCAAGGATTGCTTCTACCATTCCACCCCAGCAATGCTAGCTCCTCCTTCAGTTCAAAATATCCATTCTTGTGAG GATTGGTTGGCAAGAAGGGTAATGAGTGCATGGCGTATAGCAGGAATAGTACACTCTCTTGAAGGATGGAATGAACATGAATGTGGTCATACTATGAATGACATAGACAAAGTTTGGCATTCAACTCTTCAACATGGATTTCAACCTCTTCAAGTGCAAGAGCAAGTCAAAGAGTTAGCTCAATATTATTAA